AACCACAGTTATGTACGCCAACCGCGTCATGCCCAACCCGAATTTTATGGTATTTGGGCGGATGGACATGCCCGCAAACCATCTATATCACACCTCTATTATTTGAATGAAGTCGGCGAGGTGTTTCAATTGCCAAGAGAAAGTAAAAAGAAATTTATCCGCATATCCCCTCAACCAAATACACCATGACTTGGAGCCCGTCATTGAACCCGACCTCTTCTATGTTCTGGTCAGTTATATTGGCCCTGCTACCGATACTGGCTATTTTTTGGGCATTGATCATACGTAAAATGCCTGGACACCTGGCCAGCATGTTGGCCATGGCCGTAGCGTTTATTGTCGCTTGCACGGTATACCACATGCCTTTTAAATTGGCCGTCTTTTCTACGACTTACGGTATCATTTATGGTCTTTTCCCTGTATGTTGGATTGTCGTGAATGCCTTATTTCTGTTTAACATCATCGTAAAAAGTGGACAATTTGAGTTGATCAAACAATTCATTTCAGGCATCACTACAGATCAGCGATTGCAGGTATTATTAATTGCCTTTTCGTTCGGAGCCTTTTTGGAAGGTACTGCAGGCTATGGCGCTCCGGTGGTTATTACCGCAGCCATGCTGGCAGGTCTGGGATTTAAACCGCTATATGCAGCAGGCATTTGCCTGATAGCCAACACAGCACCTGTAGCCTATGGTGCTGTGGGTATACCTATTATCGTGTTATCCCAGATCTCCGGATTACCCGAAATGGCTGTTTCACAAATGGTAGGTAGAACACTTCCGCTATTATCATTGCTGTTACCTTTTTATTTAATTGCCATCATGGCCGGACCTAAACAGATCAAAAGTGTATTTCCGGCCTTATTCGTATCAGGTATTTCATTTGCTGTTCTACAATGGTTTTCGTCCAATTACTTAGGGCCTACCTTACCCGATATTATCGCCGGAATAGGTTCATTAGTAGCTCTTTTATTATTCTTGAAATACTGGAAACCAAAGAAAAGCTGGAAGACAGCGGGTAACCAAACCGTTTTCGCTTCTCCGGTTAATAGAACTCCAAAATCTTTAGTATTCAAGGCCTTTAGTCCGTTTTTACTACTCACCTTATTCATCATGTTATGGGGTGTTCCAGCGGTGAGGGAACACCTTGACCAATTGGGAAGTTTAGCGGCAGCTATGCCCGGCATCCATCATGTACTGCAAGACCCTCAAGGACAACCGGTAGCCAAAATTATTCAGTTTAACTACCTTTCCACACCCGGAACTGCCATTTTATTTGCTTCGCTACTCGCATTGCCCATAATCAAGCTATCATTCCGGAAAGCTATTTTCATTTACCTGGCCACCTTACGACAGCTAAAATACGCCCTCCTGACCATCAGCTTCATTATGGGATTTGCCTATTTGTTGAATGATTCAGGCATCACCCTAACCTTAGCGATGGCCATGGCTAATACAGGAGTCTTGTTTCCTTTTTTTGCCCCTATTTTGGGTTGGTTCGGTGTCTTTATTACCGGTTCTGACACGTCTTCAAATGCCTTATTCGGAAAATTGCAGTACGAAACTGCCCAAAAGATTGGGATCAATCCACTCATCACCGTTGCGGCCAATGCGTCGGGAGGCGTTGTAGGCAAGATGATATCGCCACAGTCCATCGCCGTCGCAGCCGCAGGAGGAGGTTTGATCGGGCAAGAATTTCAATTGTTACGATTCACGCTAAAGCATAGTTTTATTCTCTTACTCCTTATCTGCCTGATCGTATTATTGCAAGCCTATGTTTTTGATTTTATTATCCCAAATGCGTCTTCAATGCTTTCAACACATCAAGGTCAAAACATCAGAGATCTCGCAGATATCCAGACATTGCTCAAATAAATTGAAAACACTGTAGCATTAACGTCATTCGTTTCGTTTAGACAATGCCATATATAAAATGCAGCAAAAAATAAACAATAGTAAACATGAAACACATCAACAAACTCCTTTTTTTAATTTTTGGTACTATCATTCTATTAACTGCCTGTAACAAGAATGATGATTTTGATCGTATAGCAGAAGAACAGGCACGTCAGGACTCCATCGAAAATGCTCGTAGAAAAAAATTAATCGAAGAGCAAGCACCGTTGCTTAAAGCGTATGTAGAAGATCCTCAAAATGAATTTAATAATCCCGTATTAGATACTACAACCGGTATTTGGTTTGAAGTACTTCAACCCGGACAACAAGATTCTTATACTTATAAATTAGGAGCTAATGGTTTAATTGCACCAAACATAGAAGTTAAATACAAAGGGCAATTACTTAACGGAACGGTATTTGACGAAACAGACGAAACATCAACAAACGAAACACTAAAAATCAGTTTAGCCCAGGTTATTCTAGCGTGGCAATTTGCCTTCCTACCCCAGAGTATAGATCATAACGGCCAGAGTTTCCCAGTCAATGGTTTGTCTCAACATGGATTAAAAAAAGAATCGAAAATTCGCTTCGTTACACCATCCCCTTGGGGTTATGATACTGATGCAAGAGATAAAATTCCTGCAAATTCTCCCCTGGTTTTTGAGATAGAGGTTGTAGACATCGGCGATTCAATGTAAACAATGGTTATTTCAGTGTTAATACATTAGACTCCCTTCCAAAACGGTTTTTTAAGGTTAAATAGCTAGAAGGGAACCGTTTTGGAACTTTAATGAATGTTTTTAGAGCTAATGTTTTCCAACAACAGACCGAATGAACTATGTACGTAATAAAGGTTTATCACAACATATCGACTAAGTTTCTGCCTTCAACGATGCCGCAACCCGCTTAATGAACAGATAATTGGCAGACCCTCCTATTACTGCACCCACAATCGGCACCAACCTACTTGTCGTTTTAGCTCCCATGTTTAACATCAATTTCTCTGCAACTTCCTCCATCGCTTTTTTGGTAACGGTTATACCTGTATTGCCCTTCAATGAATCGGTCAGCATAGCGAAAAATTCATCAAATCGCATTTGATAATTTCCCGTTTTGCTATAAGTCACAGCAAGATTAACCCTAAATTGCTGCGCAATAACATTCGCCATATCCAACGGCACACCCACAGCGATAGTGGAAATCCCCCCTACCCCTGTTATAACACCTGAACCAGCAGCCAAAAAGGCACACTGATTAATAAATTTATCGAGCCCTAACTGATCAACTCCTTTTTTTATACCCAGTTGATCAATTTTATCAAATATGTGTCGAAAAATATCGACTGAAAACTGATGGGCGCCGGTATTGAATCTTCCTTTTATCTTTTTAAAACTGATATGGGGTAACTTTAATTTACGCATACATATGCCTCTAAACACTAACCTTCTTTTACAAACTTAGCTAAATTGCCTTTTATATGCAATATAATCGCGTTGCATATACAAGTGATTTATCGGTCTCTCCTCTGCCATTGAATATTTATTTTATAGAGGAAATTTACTTAAAAACTCCCAAGGGGCAAAACACATAGCGATCTCAGAAAAAACGTTGTTATGGATTACCTTTTTTAAAACGCATACCGCATGCCTCAATGCAAGGAGGACTTAAAGTTAACGTTTTACCTACTAGCTCATACCAATAAAGCGTAGTTTGCTCATCCGTTGAATTGGTAATCTCCATATAACTGTCGCCTTTTATGCTAAAGGCCACCATATCCCCAAAAAAGTTACTTTTTATAGTTCCGTCTTCATTAAAAATAATATACTTATCGGTGTTTTTGGAAACTGGCTGCCATCTACCACTACCATCACCCGGATCGGCTAACTCTTCCGTTAATTGCCACCTCCCGTAAATACTGGTCGGTGCGGTAGCTTCTTTACTACATTTATAAAAAATAAAGGCCAAAAACAATAGGTAAAGTGTTGATTTATACATAATTGATTTATTTGTTTCAATTAACGGAATTAAGGCCAAATTCGCTACAATATCGATCTAAGTTAGCTAACGCGACCATAAGCAGTCTTGAAAGTCAGTTAGCATATGAAAAAGCAAGCCGGTCGCTACAATACGTGTTTTAGCGAAAAATAAGCCTATAATATATATGCCAATCGCCGGATAGCTATGCAGTAAATGGAACCCTACACTGCACCTATTCGGATCAAATATCGGATCAGCCAGCAAATGGTCTAGGTCGACCAACATGGTAGCTATCATAACTAACCAAGCTTTTTTCCACTCTTTTCTAAAAAACAACCAAGCGATTAAGCCGGGAAAAAGGAAATGCAAACTATAATGTACAGGCGCTTGCAATATATTCAGTATTTGCATATTTATTATTTTCCCAGACAATTTAACGAAAAGCGTACAATATTTACGACATTATTCTTTATCGCATAGTTAGTTCGGGCGAAATACAGAAAGAAAATGATAGGCCATTACGCGTTTGGATGCACCCAAGAAGCCATTTTTATCAGTAAACAACAGAGGCGCATTTTCTAAAAAAGCATAATAATCCATGTTCATTAACGCCAAGTAGGCTGTCAACCAGCACAAAACGAGGTGTAATTCACGATTATTTGTCTTAAACATCTTAATAGCAGCTGTAAGATAATGTAATCCTGTTTGCCTAAGCTCCTCATTATTTGACAAGAGATGATCGACCGCGCTTAACAAACGATCAATTAGTAGCAGCCTTCCATGTGTGGATGCACAATCATACCTCATTGGACCATATTGGAAAGGTTCCTTACCTCCATTTATCAGAAATTTAAGTGTTGTGAAATTTAACGATAGCGCTTCCCGCTTTTTCCCGATATTATCCCACACCCGTGCTGTATTGATAGCAAGTAAGACCCTGTTTACACCAGCGGTCTGTAAGGGCGAATTTGTAGTGAAGGTATATGTTTGATCTTTAATAGGTGCCTGACTTGTTTTAATGGCCAAATTTACTGCATCCGCTATTAAATCTTTGTCAAAAAGATTCGAAATAATCATTATATGGTATATTCTTTGTTAATTTTATAGCTTGTCTTATCTGTTATATTCAATAAAAAAGACTAGTGAGGTAAACAGGAAGTTGATGAAATTGTTCGATGAACAAATAAAAAGAGTTCAAATTCAATAGGAAAATATCTATAGGTATGTTAACAATCTTCCTCAAACGGTCAACTTATATCGTGTTTTTTGCTTTCACAAGCTTTATCCAGGCGTGCGGCCGTCAAACTTCCGTATCAGATGATTTTGAGTATGCGGTTATCCAGACGATTAATGCCTTTGGGGATAAAAATGAGCATACATTAAATAAATTAATTCATAAAGACGTGGGCTTAGCGGTTATTTTTAGAAATGGCGTGTTTGACCATTACCTTTTAACCGATAGCATTAATTTTAATCAACCGGTGCCAGACTATTTACCTTATCCAACGATCAAAAAACAGGTTCCGGCACTAAACTACTCAGACCTACCTATCTTTTCCTGTGACAGTCTGCAATGGAATAAGCATGGCTTATTTAGTGACACTGCACAATCTGATGGAAAGCTGTTGCAAACAGCTTTAAACTTGATAGCATATCGTGGAGACACCATTGAGAAACAGGAAATAGAGTCGATGAAGGCCTTGAAAAATAACAGTAGGAGGATTATCTTAGCGGCAGATCGAGACGAGGAGTTAATTTTCACATTAACCTTGATTAGTGGTAAGTGGTATCTAACTGGAATTGATCGTGCAGCTACGGATTGTAGCGCATAATGTGCCGACAAGCGTCAATCGTCTCGATTTTACTTTTTATGTATCAAAATCGAATAATGAATCATTTTCATTAAAATATTCGTATTAATATCTTTTAGTCTTTTAATATAAATGCAGTTCTTACCCATCTTATACTTTCCTAACTGCTGTAATAACTCTTCGCGGTTTTCGTAGTCATCGCATGACAGGTAAATAGAGATAGCCTTACTACGGGGAGAAAAACCAACCAGCGGAGCATCCCCCTCCCTTCCGCTAGCGTATTTATAATGGTAACTACCGAACCCGATAATAGATGTACCCCATATCCTTGGTTCAACCAGCAATTGCCTGCTGATAAGATCGATAATCTGATAGCTATCCTCTCTCTTTTCGGTATCACTGATTTTTTCAATAAATTCGTTGACACTTAGCTCAGCTTCTACTGTTTTATTCTTAGCCATAACCATTCATGTTTTCAATCCATCAAAAGTAACAGACTTTTAACAATTTCGGGCCCCTCCAATTAAAATTACATTAGAATTTAAGACCTGAGTTGTTTGTTCTATATTCTCTAGTTATTTTTAAAGTACTAAGGAATTAAAAATGACAAATAATAATACGCACCCAGTTCATCAATGGTTTGCTTTAGATATAGAAGAAGTTATCGCTGACATCGACACGAATTCGGTGCAAGGGCTATCGGAGCCAGAAGCTTCAAGCCGTTTAGAAAAATTTGGCCCAAATAAACTTCCAGAAAGAAAACAAGAACATCCAATCATTCGTTTTCTTAAACATTTTCATGATGTACTGATTTACGTTCTTTTTGCCGCTGCTATTATTACAGCGGTTTTGGGACATTATATTGACACCATTGTCATTGTTATCGTCGCTATAGTTAATGCCTGTATTGGATATTTTCAAGAAAACAAGGCAGAAAAAGCCCTGGAAAACATCAAAAAGATGTTATCACTTAAGGCAAAGGTCATCCGGGACAATGAACGAACAGAAATTCTTGCTACCGATCTTACTTTAGGCGACATCGTACTTTTAAGTCCTGGAGATAAAGTACCCGCCGACCTTAGACTTATCAGAGCCGATAACCTCAAAATCGAAGAATCACCGCTTACCGGTGAATCTGTCCCTTCCGAAAAGATAACAACGACACTAAATGCGGAAACTGTATTGGGCGACCAGAAAAATATGGCATTCACCAGCACCACGGTGAGCAGTGGTACAGGGATAGGTATTGTCGTCGCTATCGGAAAAGACACCGAAATAGGCAAGATTAATGAGATGATGACGAGCGTGGAAGAACTTACCACACCACTACTCAGGCAAACAGCTAAGTTTGGACAGACAGTCTCTTTTTTCACAGTATTTGTGGCTCTTGCGACTTTTCTCTTCGGGTATTTCTTAAGAAATTATGATACGGACGAACTGCTTATGTCTGTAATTGGACTGGCTGTAGCTGCAATCCCGGAAGGATTACCAGCAATTCTTTCCATCATATTGGCGATAGGCGTACAGAATATGGCCAAGAGACAAGCTATTATCCGCAACTTGCCCTCGGTGGAAACACTGGGTTCTGTTTCGGTGATCTGCTCAGACAAAACTGGAACATTGACTAAAAATGAAATGACGGTACAGTCTTTGGCCATTTACGATACTGACTTTACAGTAAGCGGCATTGGCTATTCTCCGGAAGGAAAAATTCTGAGCGATTTAACTGAGGTTGATGCGACAACAACTCCAGACTTAGAACGGCTGGTACATTGTTTTTATATTTGTAATGAAGCAACCCTCGGGAAAGACGAACGGGATAATTGGACGGTAAAAGGCGATCCGACCGAAGGCGCACTAATTACCTTATACCATAAAGCAAATACCCATACTCCAAAATATGAAAGACTTTCCACCGTTCCTTTTGATTCCGAATATAAGTATATGGCTACCCTAATAGCGGTAGAAGGAATGAATAAAAAGTTCATATACATTAAAGGTGCTCCAGATCGCCTGCTGGATATGTCGGATAGAGAGCAGCGTAGCGAAGCCACACAGCCTTTTAACCGGAACTATTGGCAGGATAAGATTTCTGAATTTGCACATGAAGGACAACGCGTAATTGGTGCTGCCTATAAGATAGTCGATCCAGACACCACACAGATTGACCATGAGGATGTTCAGAAAAATGTCGTGTTTCTAGGATTAGCTGGCATCATCGATCCCCCAAGAGAAGAAGCTATTGATGCTATAAAAATATGCAAAGAGGCTGGCATTACCGTAAAAATGATTACCGGAGACCACGTAGAAACCGCAAAGGCAATTGGCAAAACCATGGGTATTGGCGACGGAGCGCATGCCCTCGAGGGCAAGGATCTCGAGCAAATGGACGATGAAGCGCTCAAAAAAGCGGCATTACAATATAACATCTTTGCCCGGACGAGCCCTGAACATAAACTTCGCCTAGTGAACGCTTTACAGGCAAGTAACCTTATTTGTGCAATGACCGGTGACGGCGTAAATGATGCACCCGCTTTAAAGAAAGCAAACGTCGGCATTGCTATGGGAATCAAAGGCACTGAGGTTACAAAAGATGCCTCAGAAATGGTATTAGCTGACGACAACTTCAGTACAATTGTATCTGCTGTAAAAGAAGGTCGCAGGGTTTACGACAATTTAAAGAAAACCATTTTGTTCGTACTACCGACCAACGGCGCCGAAAGTTTTCTGATCATGGCTAGCATTATATTCGGAACCATGATGCCGCTCATACCTGTACAGATCCTTTGGGTTAATATGGTAACCTCTGTAACGGTATCCCTGGCATTAGCTTTTGAAAATATAGAAAAAGGCACGATGAAAAGATCTCCTCGCCCCGTAAACACCCCACTGCTCAGCAATTATTTCATCTGGCGCATATTATTGGTATCAGTCCTTATCGGCGGAGGTACGCTATGGTTAAGTGTCATCCTGCTGAATAAAGGGTTTAGCGAAGATCTTGTTCGCACGATTACGCTGCAAACCATTGTCATAACCCAATTGTTCCACCTGTTCAATTGTAGAAGCATTAGAGGTTTCGCCATCAATCGTTGGTTTTTCACTAATAAAGCATTATATATAGTTGGCATATTGTTATTTATTTTCCAATTTTTTATAACGTATTCGCCCTTTATGAATCGGATATTTGGAACAGTACCCTTGGCAGTTTCAGACTGGGTATATCCTTATATTCTAGGAATTGCAGTTTTTATCATTATCGAAATAGAGAAAACGATTATGCGAAAGTTAAGCGCACCTTCATCGGGGAACTGAACCAGTCGTTTACACAGTCGCAGCGTTTATCCATCTTGTTTTTATCGGTGTTCGTGAATGTCAAGCATTTTATCTAAGTTTGTTATAGCGTGCAATAAAAAATCTATTTGAAAGCAGTATTTCACTCCATTGGAAAATGGCTGAATAAATAAATGGTAAGATTTATATTAATATTTATCACATGAAAACACTCTTGGCTACAACAGATTTTTCTGAAAATTCCAAAGGAGGAATTCGCCTATCCATATATTTGGCGCAATTAACTGATTTTAAACTACGGTTTATATACGTTTCTCCGTTAATTGCCAAGATTAGCAAACCTCCGAAAAAAGATAAGGCCGTTTATGATGACCTAATTGAAAAATTAAAACAATTTGTGGCCGAAGTTTATAAGGAGATGAAGATAGCACCATTTCAGGAAGAAGATTACGTTGTTATAGAAGGAGCAAAAGCAGACAGTTCCCTTTTGCATTATTGCGAGGAGCAAGAAGACATCTCCTATATCTGTATCAGTACCATCGGCGCCAGTGGTCTTGGGAAATTTTTGGGAACCATTGCGAGCCATTTAATCTCAAAATCTCCGATTCCCATTTTAATTGCACCTGCCAACTACCAACCTCAACCGATAAATTTACTCTTATATGCTACTGATCTTAAGAATTATTCAGATGAAATTAAACAAGTAGTCGCTTTTGCCAAACCACTCCAAGCAAAGGTAGAAGCCTTGCATCTGGTGTCCCTACAAGCCCAAGCCCCTGACGAAGAGACTATCAAAATGCTGCAAGAAACCGTAAATTATAAAGTGGATTTTCAGATCAAAGAAAAAGATATTGTATCACCAATGATTGATCACTTGAAGAAACAAATAGCATTACAAAAGCCGTCTATGTTGATTTTATTTACAGACCAGCACCGCTCCCTCTTTCAAAAGATTTTCTTGTCCAGTCTGTCAGAAGACCTCACTTTTCAGCCGACCATCCCAATGCTTATCTTCAATAAATATTTGGAATAAACGATGCTTAGAAGCAAATGGCAAACCAGTATTTATGCGGCCGTGATTGTGTTTCTTGCCTATACCATGATTTTTGGCTTTCGTAAATCTTTCACTGTTGCTACATTTGACGGCATTACAGTTGCTGGTTACAGCTATAAAACCATATTGGTTATCAGCCAAGTGATAGGCTATATGCTTGCCAAGTTTTATGGCGTAAAGTATATTTCTGAACTGAAGCGTACCGGCAGGGGCACCATCATACTAATACTAACTGGTATTGCTTGGCTTAGCTGGTTATGCTTCGCCATTGTACCACTACCTTATAATATTGTTTTTCTTTTTGTAAATGGTTTTCCATTAGGTATGTTATGGGGAGTTGTGTTCTCATATATCGAAGGGCGTAGAGGAACAGACTTTATTGGTGCGGCTCTTGCCGTTAGTTTTATTTTTGCTTCAGGATTTGCTCGTTCTGCGGGTGGTTGGCTAATGTTAAAGTTTCACCTATCTCAATTTTGGGTACCTTTTTATACGGGACTTTTATTTGCTGTTCCCCTTATTACCTTTGTTTATCTGATGGAAAAAATTCCTCCACCAGACGCTGACGACATTACTGACAGAACGGAACGTAAACCCATGAGTGCCGCCCAACGTAAGACTTTTCTACGATCTTTTTATCCCGGTCTTACCGCTTGTATTATCATTTATACATTTGCCACCATTTTCAGAGACATACGTGATAATTTTGGTGCCGAGATGTGGAAAGAATTGGGATATTTTGACCAGCCAGCGATTTTCTCCAAAACAGAAACACCAATAACGCTTATCATTCTAATCATTATAGGTAGTATGGTAATGATTCGAAATAACTATCGAGCACTGATCGTTACGCATTTCTTAATAGCTATTGGTTTCCTGTTGGCTGGATTAGCAACTGTAGCCTATTTATACACTTACCTATCACCTTTATGGTGGATGATCTATACCGGTTTAGGTTTATATATGGTTTACATTCCATTCAATGCTATTTTCTTTGAACGATTGATTGCCACTTTTAAATATACAGGAAACGTAGGCTTCTTAATCTACCTGGCTGACTCATTTGGATACACTGGCAGTGTAGGCGTGTTGTTCTCAAAAGAGATTTTTCATCTTCAACTTAACTGGGTAACTTTTTTTTCCAATAGTATTCTGATATTATCCACCTTCGGTATTTTATTAACAGCATTTTCTGCTTGGTATTTTAGAAATAAATACCAGAACATGTCAAAACTTTCTTAGTTTTATTTCGTCCAATATTTTCCCTGCACCGTATTGTCGATGTTCACGCCTATCTCTCGGTTATTTTTATGATAACTCCTACTGCGTCCGCAATAAAAACCTTGAACTATTCTTAATGATCAGAGAGATGGCATCTATTAAGCCATGCATACCGGTGAAAAATACTATTTTTATTCTTCAAGAAACATTTTAAAAGAAAAAGCGGAGAGAAATATGTTGAAATCCTTGTTATACCTAACCATATTTGTATTAGCGATGTCGTGCCAAAATAACACTACAGAACATGCTTCGTCCACAGATGATTCTATACGTAGAGCGACTTATATACAAGACAAAAAAGATTCAATCAAAAGAATAAGAAAATATATACTTGATAGTATTGGTGTTTCCTATAAAGAAGCAGGATTCAAGAATTATTGTGATGCGCTTTTACAAGACGAATACCTTTATCTAGCAGCAACGTGTATCGCTGAAGAGGAAGAACAATTTGATGAGTACGCCCGTATGGATCTCGAGTCGTCTACATATCAAAAGTTTCGCAGCCAATGGCTAAAAGAAAATGATTTAGACAGTTCTAAGTTTGAACGTGATAGAGAAACTGAATTGGCTGACCTTGAAAGTTTCTGTAGAAAACAGATTGTTCTCCACTTAAATGATCTTAAGCCAAAAATTATACAACTGATCAAAACAAACGGAACAGACCTCGATTATAATTTTTTAATCAATTATTTCAAAAACAACACTAAAACAACCACACCAATAAGTAAAGGAGAAACGTAAAAAAACAGAACCGTTCAACAGTTCCATAAATATTATAACGAATACCCTAAATTATATGACGACAAAAGCTTAAGTTACAGTACCTTTGTATAGTATCCTTATATGTGAAAATTTAGGCTTTATGATACATACTTATCAAATAACAGGAATGAGCTGTGATGGCTGTCGTATTAAAGTTGAAAATGCATTAAATAGGATACCAGAAATTTCTGCTGTGGTTACGTTGGTCCCGCCCGAAGCAAAAATTACCATGAAACAACACGTTTCCCTGCAAAAGTTACAACACGTTTTATCTGAGGCAGGTGATTACACTATAACAAA
This Olivibacter sp. SDN3 DNA region includes the following protein-coding sequences:
- a CDS encoding cation-transporting P-type ATPase gives rise to the protein MTNNNTHPVHQWFALDIEEVIADIDTNSVQGLSEPEASSRLEKFGPNKLPERKQEHPIIRFLKHFHDVLIYVLFAAAIITAVLGHYIDTIVIVIVAIVNACIGYFQENKAEKALENIKKMLSLKAKVIRDNERTEILATDLTLGDIVLLSPGDKVPADLRLIRADNLKIEESPLTGESVPSEKITTTLNAETVLGDQKNMAFTSTTVSSGTGIGIVVAIGKDTEIGKINEMMTSVEELTTPLLRQTAKFGQTVSFFTVFVALATFLFGYFLRNYDTDELLMSVIGLAVAAIPEGLPAILSIILAIGVQNMAKRQAIIRNLPSVETLGSVSVICSDKTGTLTKNEMTVQSLAIYDTDFTVSGIGYSPEGKILSDLTEVDATTTPDLERLVHCFYICNEATLGKDERDNWTVKGDPTEGALITLYHKANTHTPKYERLSTVPFDSEYKYMATLIAVEGMNKKFIYIKGAPDRLLDMSDREQRSEATQPFNRNYWQDKISEFAHEGQRVIGAAYKIVDPDTTQIDHEDVQKNVVFLGLAGIIDPPREEAIDAIKICKEAGITVKMITGDHVETAKAIGKTMGIGDGAHALEGKDLEQMDDEALKKAALQYNIFARTSPEHKLRLVNALQASNLICAMTGDGVNDAPALKKANVGIAMGIKGTEVTKDASEMVLADDNFSTIVSAVKEGRRVYDNLKKTILFVLPTNGAESFLIMASIIFGTMMPLIPVQILWVNMVTSVTVSLALAFENIEKGTMKRSPRPVNTPLLSNYFIWRILLVSVLIGGGTLWLSVILLNKGFSEDLVRTITLQTIVITQLFHLFNCRSIRGFAINRWFFTNKALYIVGILLFIFQFFITYSPFMNRIFGTVPLAVSDWVYPYILGIAVFIIIEIEKTIMRKLSAPSSGN
- a CDS encoding FKBP-type peptidyl-prolyl cis-trans isomerase; its protein translation is MKHINKLLFLIFGTIILLTACNKNDDFDRIAEEQARQDSIENARRKKLIEEQAPLLKAYVEDPQNEFNNPVLDTTTGIWFEVLQPGQQDSYTYKLGANGLIAPNIEVKYKGQLLNGTVFDETDETSTNETLKISLAQVILAWQFAFLPQSIDHNGQSFPVNGLSQHGLKKESKIRFVTPSPWGYDTDARDKIPANSPLVFEIEVVDIGDSM
- a CDS encoding DUF6122 family protein, with the protein product MQILNILQAPVHYSLHFLFPGLIAWLFFRKEWKKAWLVMIATMLVDLDHLLADPIFDPNRCSVGFHLLHSYPAIGIYIIGLFFAKTRIVATGLLFHMLTDFQDCLWSR
- a CDS encoding L-lactate permease — encoded protein: MTWSPSLNPTSSMFWSVILALLPILAIFWALIIRKMPGHLASMLAMAVAFIVACTVYHMPFKLAVFSTTYGIIYGLFPVCWIVVNALFLFNIIVKSGQFELIKQFISGITTDQRLQVLLIAFSFGAFLEGTAGYGAPVVITAAMLAGLGFKPLYAAGICLIANTAPVAYGAVGIPIIVLSQISGLPEMAVSQMVGRTLPLLSLLLPFYLIAIMAGPKQIKSVFPALFVSGISFAVLQWFSSNYLGPTLPDIIAGIGSLVALLLFLKYWKPKKSWKTAGNQTVFASPVNRTPKSLVFKAFSPFLLLTLFIMLWGVPAVREHLDQLGSLAAAMPGIHHVLQDPQGQPVAKIIQFNYLSTPGTAILFASLLALPIIKLSFRKAIFIYLATLRQLKYALLTISFIMGFAYLLNDSGITLTLAMAMANTGVLFPFFAPILGWFGVFITGSDTSSNALFGKLQYETAQKIGINPLITVAANASGGVVGKMISPQSIAVAAAGGGLIGQEFQLLRFTLKHSFILLLLICLIVLLQAYVFDFIIPNASSMLSTHQGQNIRDLADIQTLLK
- a CDS encoding DUF5690 family protein produces the protein MLRSKWQTSIYAAVIVFLAYTMIFGFRKSFTVATFDGITVAGYSYKTILVISQVIGYMLAKFYGVKYISELKRTGRGTIILILTGIAWLSWLCFAIVPLPYNIVFLFVNGFPLGMLWGVVFSYIEGRRGTDFIGAALAVSFIFASGFARSAGGWLMLKFHLSQFWVPFYTGLLFAVPLITFVYLMEKIPPPDADDITDRTERKPMSAAQRKTFLRSFYPGLTACIIIYTFATIFRDIRDNFGAEMWKELGYFDQPAIFSKTETPITLIILIIIGSMVMIRNNYRALIVTHFLIAIGFLLAGLATVAYLYTYLSPLWWMIYTGLGLYMVYIPFNAIFFERLIATFKYTGNVGFLIYLADSFGYTGSVGVLFSKEIFHLQLNWVTFFSNSILILSTFGILLTAFSAWYFRNKYQNMSKLS
- a CDS encoding DUF1801 domain-containing protein, which translates into the protein MAKNKTVEAELSVNEFIEKISDTEKREDSYQIIDLISRQLLVEPRIWGTSIIGFGSYHYKYASGREGDAPLVGFSPRSKAISIYLSCDDYENREELLQQLGKYKMGKNCIYIKRLKDINTNILMKMIHYSILIHKK
- a CDS encoding universal stress protein translates to MKTLLATTDFSENSKGGIRLSIYLAQLTDFKLRFIYVSPLIAKISKPPKKDKAVYDDLIEKLKQFVAEVYKEMKIAPFQEEDYVVIEGAKADSSLLHYCEEQEDISYICISTIGASGLGKFLGTIASHLISKSPIPILIAPANYQPQPINLLLYATDLKNYSDEIKQVVAFAKPLQAKVEALHLVSLQAQAPDEETIKMLQETVNYKVDFQIKEKDIVSPMIDHLKKQIALQKPSMLILFTDQHRSLFQKIFLSSLSEDLTFQPTIPMLIFNKYLE